DNA from Stutzerimonas decontaminans:
TGCGTCATTTGTTTTTGGGCTCGACTGCCGAGCGGATGCTGCGCATGGCGGTGCAGCCGCTACTGGTTGTCAAACAGCAGCCCCATGAGGGATACAGAAAAATCCTCGTTGCGGTCGACTTTTCGGCGTGCTCGTTACGCGCGCTTCGACTCGCGCAAGCCGTGGCCCCCGGGGCTGAGTTCGTAGTGTTCCATGCCTTCGAAGTGCCGTTCGAAAGCACGCTGCAATATGCAGGCATCAAAGAGTCCGAGATTTCTCGTTTTCGTGCCGCCGCGCAGCTGGAGGCCGATACCAAGCTCAGGGAATTGATTCGAGATAGCGGGCTTGCACCCGCGTCGACCACGGCCTTGGCCGTGCGCGGAAATGCGACCCAGCACATCATCGAACAGGAGCAGGAGTCCGACTGCGATCTCATCGTGATCGGCAAGCATGGGGAGGTTCTGCTTGAAGATCTTCTGCTGGGCAGCGTGACCAAGCATGTGTTGGTCGAGGCGCAGGGGGATGTGCTGGTAGCGATCTAGCCGTTCTGCTGTCCCGTGCCTCCCGGTAGGGCCGCACCAGCCGGTGCTGACGGCAGTCATTCACTCGCGCAACGCTATCGCAGCAGGTGCTGCTCCACCCATTGAGCGACCGTCGTGGCCGGAATGCCGCGCTCAGCGTTGTAGGTGCGGGACTTGTCCTAGGCGACTCCCACGCCTTCGGCGAACACCGCCCGGTACTTGCGCATGGGGTCGTCCGGGCGGCCATCAGCTCGTTACGGCGCATGGGGACCGTCCATTGCTCACGTCGCATGGGGCGCTCCAACAAGCGCTCGACGGTGTCAGTCAGCTGGCCGTAGCTGATGGTATCGCCGGCGCAGAAGAGTATCGGATTGCCCTGGACCGGCTCGCAGACGATTCGGGCGGTCAGGCGGCCGATGTCCTCAGGCGTCGTAACCGTCACGGCGGTTTGCCAGCTGCCGAGTGCGCGAACGATGTCGTTGTCCAGATCGACCACGCCGAGGGCCGGCTCGAACAGGAAGCTGGTGAGCATGCCGGTGGAGATGATCTGCCATTGAAGGCGGGTTTGAGCACGCAGCATGTGACGCACGTCCAGCTGATCATCGAACAGCGGCTGCGGGCTTCCTCGGCCGATGGCGTCATAGTCGACGCCGAACTGCCACGGGATATAGCGCTTCACTGTCGACTGCAGCGCCGCCTGGGTCAGTTTGCGTTAGATGCCGGGCCCCGCGGCGAAGCCGAGGCAGCTGATCAGCGTGTCGAAACCACTTAATAGCTGCGCCAGATGCTCAACGGAGTCACCGCCTGCATCGGCAACTGCATGTGTGCGATCTCCTCGATGGATTAACGGTGACGTTTTGATCCTGTCACTCTCAATGAGCATTCAGAAGAAGGCACAGGCGTGATACCGCATGAAGAAATGACCGAAGACAAGGTGATCCGTTATTCGCAGGCTGCGTGCGAGGCGCTCAGCGCCGAGGATGGCAAGCTCAAGCGTGAGGTGCTGACGCATGCCGGTAACCGTCGGTCGCTCGGCATCGTGCACGTGTTGGATGTAAGCGGAAAACTTCGCCATACCGAGTTGGCCCGCCGCCTGGATGGTGTCACGCAACTGTCCCGCAGCCTCAGGCATCTGGAGCGCGACGGGCTGATTCTGCACTTCGATCACCGGGAAGTGCTTTCGCGGGTGGAATCCGAGCTGACGGCGCTTGGCGGGGGTTTCAGGCACGCATGGTGCCGCTGTGGATGTGGCTGCTAGAGAACGCCGAGGCGTTTCGCGCGGCTCGTGATAGTTTTGATGCGGAACGCGCTGGCAACCATCAATGATTCGACCGCACCGGCGTTTAGCAGGGTGGGCCAAGCGTGATGGTCGAGCTAATGATTAGTGGTCGTATGACTAGGGGCGGCGGTAGGGAGAAACTGTGACGGGCGACAGGTCGAAGGTGCCTTTCTCGACGAAGCGCTGGGTGCCGAATAGGCCGCCGGCAAGCTTGCCGCGCAACACATAGGGCACTTCATCGAGACCGATGTGCTCGGCCAGCCCCAGCGCCTGGCGCG
Protein-coding regions in this window:
- a CDS encoding universal stress protein, with the translated sequence MNQARITRLLALTDFSAPARHAAERAAMVAKQTGSALDLLHVIDSGLLKRLQQLGGGVSAEVEERLLDTARENLQRLAEVLMTHRDVTPGVHAAKGALLRTLVAQADRMNPDLLVLGARGASHMRHLFLGSTAERMLRMAVQPLLVVKQQPHEGYRKILVAVDFSACSLRALRLAQAVAPGAEFVVFHAFEVPFESTLQYAGIKESEISRFRAAAQLEADTKLRELIRDSGLAPASTTALAVRGNATQHIIEQEQESDCDLIVIGKHGEVLLEDLLLGSVTKHVLVEAQGDVLVAI